In the genome of Paenibacillus sp. FSL R5-0766, one region contains:
- a CDS encoding ParB/RepB/Spo0J family partition protein, giving the protein MSKRLGKGLDALIPSLSINDDDKVVEIPISQLRANPYQPRKVFDEGAIHELAESIRQHGVIQPIIVRPVLRGYEIIAGERRFRASQYCGNATVPAVVRNFSDQQVMEIALIENLQRENLNAMEIAVAYQGLMDQFALTQEELSVKVGKSRSHIANFLRLLSLPEEVKDHVSRGTLSMGHARAIVGVKDEVIVKQLAKQTIDQQWSVRELEEAVQQLDRSKTGEAKAKSKLKKKDPFIDTLEESLRERFKTTVKIKHNKDKGKIELNYYSQQDLERLLELLQ; this is encoded by the coding sequence ATGAGTAAGCGGCTTGGAAAAGGTCTTGATGCCCTCATTCCTTCGCTTTCAATTAATGACGATGATAAAGTCGTAGAAATCCCGATTAGTCAACTGCGGGCTAACCCCTATCAACCACGTAAAGTATTTGATGAGGGCGCAATACATGAACTGGCTGAGTCCATTCGTCAGCATGGTGTCATACAACCCATTATTGTTCGTCCTGTATTACGAGGTTATGAGATTATTGCCGGAGAACGACGGTTCAGAGCTTCCCAATATTGTGGTAATGCCACGGTACCGGCTGTAGTCCGCAACTTCAGTGATCAGCAGGTAATGGAGATTGCGTTGATCGAAAACCTGCAACGGGAGAATCTGAACGCCATGGAAATTGCAGTTGCTTATCAGGGGTTAATGGATCAATTTGCGTTGACTCAGGAAGAGTTGTCTGTAAAAGTAGGTAAATCACGTTCTCACATTGCTAACTTCTTGCGTCTGTTATCATTGCCCGAAGAAGTAAAAGACCATGTTTCACGTGGAACATTATCTATGGGACATGCACGTGCGATCGTAGGTGTTAAAGACGAGGTTATAGTGAAGCAACTTGCGAAACAGACCATTGATCAGCAATGGAGTGTACGTGAGTTGGAGGAAGCTGTTCAACAACTGGATCGCTCCAAAACAGGTGAGGCTAAAGCCAAATCGAAGTTAAAAAAGAAAGATCCATTCATTGATACATTGGAAGAATCTCTTCGTGAACGTTTCAAAACCACAGTGAAAATTAAGCACAACAAAGATAAAGGTAAAATTGAGCTCAACTACTACAGTCAACAGGATCTGGAACGGCTATTAGAATTGTTACAATAA